A window of the Eulemur rufifrons isolate Redbay chromosome 6, OSU_ERuf_1, whole genome shotgun sequence genome harbors these coding sequences:
- the LOC138384099 gene encoding olfactory receptor 52M1-like yields the protein MPPLNTSRPSPVTFLLLGIPGLEHLHTWIGIPFCSMYMVAVVGNVTILAVVRAERSLHEPMFLFLCMLSVTDLVLSTSTLPRMLCLFWLGAHDIAFDACLAQMFFIHSFTAMESGFFLAMAIDRYVAICDPLHHSTILTHSHIIIIGIIVVCQGVAFFCPHPILLKQLPYCRTRIIAHTYCEFMAVVKLACMDAGATKSCSLSMASIIGSCDAVLIAVSYAFILRSVFRLPSREASFKALGTCGSHVCVILVFYSTAGFSIFTHRFGKNVPAHVHIFIANMYLLVPPFLNPIVYGVRTKKIRENVLRILRVKVA from the coding sequence ATGCCTCCTCTCAACACTTCTCGCCCCTCCCCCGTCACCTTCTTGCTGCTGGGCATCCCAGGACTAGAGCACCTGCACACCTGGATTGGGATCCCCTTCTGCTCCATGTACATGGTGGCCGTGGTGGGGAACGTGACCATCCTGGCCGTGGTGAGGGCAGAGCGAAGCCTCCACGAGCCTATGTTCCTGTTTCTGTGCATGCTCTCGGTCACCGACCTGGTCCTCTCCACATCTACACTGCCCCGCATGCTCTGCCTCTTCTGGCTCGGAGCCCATGACATCGCCTTTGATGCTTGCCTGGCCCAGATGTTCTTCATCCACAGCTTTACTGCCATGGAGTCGGGTTTCTTCCTGGCCATGGCCattgaccgctatgtggccatctgtgaCCCACTGCACCATAGCACCATTCTCACCCATAGTCACATCATCATAATAGGTATCATTGTGGTGTGCCAAGGGGTAGCCTtcttctgtccccaccccatcctTCTCAAGCAGCTGCCCTACTGTAGAACGCGAATCATTGCCCACACCTACTGTGAGTTCATGGCTGTGGTGAAGCTGGCATGTATGGACGCAGGGGCCACCAAGAGTTGCAGCCTCAGTATGGCTTCTATCATTGGTTCATGTGATGCTGTCCTCATTGCTGTATCCTACGCCTTCATCCTGCGCTCTGTATTCCGCCTGCCCTCCCGAGAAGCTAGCTTTAAGGCTCTGGGCACATGTGGCTCCCATGTCTGTGTCATTCTTGTTTTCTATTCCACGGCTGGCTTTTCCATTTTCACTCATCGTTTTGGAAAAAACGTGCCAGCACATGTTCACATTTTTATTGCAAATATGTACCTTTTGGTTCCCCCTTTTCTCAACCCTATCGTGTATGGAGTAAGGACCAAGAAAATACGGGAGAACGTTCTTAGAATATTAAGGGTGAAAGTTGCTTGA
- the LOC138384098 gene encoding olfactory receptor 52A1-like codes for MAIMNMSYLNPRTVTLIGIPGLEHVQFWIGFPFFAICLVALLGNSILLIIIPSERSLHQPMYIFLAVLAATDIGLCAAIVPKMLAIFWFRSCSMAFDACLAQLFFIHTLQGMESGVLLAMAFDRYIAICDPLRHTAILTPSIVGRMIVVVAIRAIVVVGLLTILIKRLHVFHSILVAHSYCEHVAVVKLAAEDILVNKTCGLFVGFTVLGFDMISIIISYVLIFQAVFRLQQKEARLKAFNTCTAHIFVFLEFYILAFFSFLSHRFGHVAPSTHILLSTIYLLVPPALNPIVYGVKNKVICNRVAKIFLLNHGSQQ; via the coding sequence ATGGCAATCATGAACATGTCATATTTGAATCCCAGAACAGTTACCTTGATTGGCATCCCTGGACTAGAGCATGTGCAGTTTTGGATTGGGTTTCCTTTTTTTGCCATATGCCTAGTGGCTCTTTTGGGAAATAGTATCTTACTAATCATCATCCCTTCAGAACGTAGTTTGCACCAGCCCATGTACATCTTCCTGGCTGTGCTGGCAGCCACTGACATAGGACTCTGTGCAGCCATTGTCCCTAAGATGCTGGCCATCTTTTGGTTCAGATCTTGCTCCATGGCCTTTGATGCCTGTCTAGCCCAGCTGTTTTTCATCCATACCTTGCAGGGCATGGAGTCTGGCGTTCTGTTGGCCATGGCCTTCGACCGCTACATTGCCATCTGTGATCCTTTGAGGCACACAGCCATCCTCACTCCTTCCATCGTGGGTCGCATGATAGTGGTGGTGGCAATTCGAGCTATAGTGGTGGTTGGTCTATTAACCATTCTAATCAAAAGACTGCATGTTTTCCATTCCATCCTTGTTGCCCACTCTTACTGTGAGCACGTGGCTGTGGTCAAGCTGGCTGCAGAAGACATTCTAGTCAATAAGACATGTGGTCTTTTTGTAGGCTTTACAGTTCTTGGATTTGACATGATTTCTATCATCATATCCTATGTTCTGATTTTCCAAGCTGTTTTTCGCCTACAGCAAAAGGAGGCACGGCTAAAAGCATTTAACACATGCACAGCTCATATTTTTGTCTTCCTGGAGTTCTATAttcttgcctttttctcttttctcagccACCGTTTTGGACACGTTGCCCCCTCTACCCACATTCTTTTGTCTACCATCTACCTCCTTGTGCCACCTGCGCTGAATCCTATTGTCTATGGTGTAAAAAATAAGGTGATTTGTAACCGTGTAGCtaagatttttcttctgaatCATGGATCTCAGCAATGA
- the LOC138384097 gene encoding olfactory receptor 52M1-like: MPPLNTSRPSPVTFLLLGIPGLEHLHTWIGIPFCSMYVVAVVGNVTILAVVRAERSLHEPMFLFLCMLSVTDLVLSTSTLPRMLCLFWLGARDIAFDACLAQMFFIHSFTAMESGFFLAMAIDRYVAICDPLHHSTILTRSRIIIIGIIVVCRGVAFFCPHPILLKQLPYCRTRIIAHTYCEFMAVVKLACMDAGATKSYSLSMASIIGSCDAVLIAVSYAFILRSVFRLPSREASFKALGTCGSHVCVILVFYSTAGFSIFTHRFGKNVPAHVHIFIANMYLLVPPFLNPIVYGVRTKKIRENVLRILRVKVA; the protein is encoded by the coding sequence ATGCCTCCTCTCAACACTTCTCGCCCCTCCCCCGTCACCTTCTTGCTGCTGGGCATCCCAGGACTAGAGCACCTGCACACCTGGATTGGGATCCCCTTCTGCTCCATGTACGTGGTGGCCGTGGTGGGGAACGTGACCATCCTGGCCGTGGTGAGGGCAGAGCGAAGCCTCCACGAGCCTATGTTCCTGTTTCTGTGCATGCTCTCGGTCACCGACCTGGTCCTCTCCACATCTACACTGCCCCGCATGCTCTGCCTCTTCTGGCTCGGAGCCCGTGACATCGCCTTTGACGCTTGCCTGGCCCAAATGTTCTTCATCCACAGCTTTACTGCCATGGAGTCGGGTTTCTTCCTGGCCATGGCCattgaccgctatgtggccatctgtgaCCCACTGCACCATAGCACCATTCTCACCCGTAGTCGCATCATCATAATAGGTATCATTGTGGTGTGCCGGGGGGTAGCCTtcttctgtccccaccccatcctTCTCAAGCAGCTGCCCTACTGTAGAACACGAATCATTGCCCACACCTACTGTGAGTTCATGGCTGTGGTGAAGCTGGCATGTATGGACGCAGGGGCCACCAAGAGTTACAGCCTCAGTATGGCTTCTATCATTGGTTCATGTGATGCTGTCCTCATTGCTGTATCCTACGCCTTCATCCTGCGCTCTGTATTCCGCCTGCCCTCCCGAGAAGCTAGCTTTAAGGCTCTGGGCACATGTGGCTCTCATGTCTGTGTCATTCTTGTTTTCTATTCCACGGCTGGCTTTTCCATTTTCACTCACCGTTTTGGAAAAAACGTGCCAGCACATGTTCACATTTTTATTGCAAATATGTACCTTTTGGTTCCCCCTTTTCTCAACCCTATCGTGTATGGAGTAAGGACCAAGAAAATACGGGAGAACGTTCTTAGAATATTAAGGGTGAAAGTTGCTTGA
- the LOC138384841 gene encoding olfactory receptor 52K2-like, whose translation MLAFNRTNLQPIMFLLLGIPGLEAAHVWISIPFCLVYLLSLMGNVALLLIVKTDPKLHEPMYLFLCMLSVADLMLTSSTLPKILSLFWFNNREIYFEACLTQMYLIHSLSTMESGFILAMAFDRYVAICHPLRHSTILTPTVIASLGLAIVFRGAVLLSPHPFLLKWLSYCRTNVISHTYCEFMALIKLVCTETKIRRAYSLLVAFLTGGLDFILIICSYVLILLTVFNLPSKAARHKTLNTCVSHVWVILVFYTPAFFSFLTHRFGHQIAPHIHIFIANIYLLIPPMMNPIIYGVKTKRIRERFFKFLTIKCFCLYKN comes from the coding sequence ATGTTAGCTTTCAACAGGACCAATCTTCAACCTATCATGTTCCTACTACTTGGCATTCCAGGTTTGGAGGCTGCCCACGTGTGGATCTCCATCCCTTTCTGCCTGGTCTACCTGTTGTCACTGATGGGAAATGTTGCCCTTTTGTTAATTGTCAAGACAGACCCCAAACTACATGAACCTATGTATCTCTTTCTATGTATGCTCTCTGTGGCTGATTTGATGCTTACTTCTTCTACACTTCCTAAGATACTCAGCCTCTTCTGGTTCAACAACAGAGAGATCTACTTTGAAGCCTGCCTCACTCAAATGTATCTGATCCATTCTCTGTCTACCATGGAATCTGGATTTATCTTGGCCATGGCTtttgaccgctatgtggccatttGTCACCCACTGAGACATtccactatcctaacacctacaGTAATTGCAAGCTTGGGTTTGGCCATTGTCTTCAGAGGAGCTGTGCTCCTCAGTCCACATCCCTTCCTCCTGAAGTGGCTTTCCTATTGCAGAACCAATGTCATCTCCCATACCTACTGTGAGTTTATGGCCCTGATAAAACTGGTTTGCACTGAGACCAAGATTCGTAGAGCTTATAGCCTACTTGTGGCATTCCTGACAGGGGGGTTGGACTTCATACTGATCATCTGTTCATATGTTCTTATTCTTCTAACTGTCTTCAATCTCCCATCTAAAGCTGCCCGTCACAAGACCTTAAACACCTGTGTCTCCCATGTATGGGTCATCTTGGTATTTTATACACCggcctttttctcctttctcaccCATAGGTTTGGCCACCAAATTGCTCCACATATCCACATTTTTATAGCAAATATATATCTTCTTATCCCACCCATGATGAATCCTATTATTTATGGTGTTAAAACCAAAAGGATCAGGGAGAGATTCTTTAAATTCTTAACAATCAAATGTTTTTGTCTTTACAAGAATTAG